Proteins encoded in a region of the Fusobacterium sp. genome:
- a CDS encoding DUF6148 family protein codes for MIFDEETCKRHLDMWLSADEAVAKGQSYTIGGRTLTRVNSGEINRNLELWAGRLRKIQNKSSGPRTFTIIPKG; via the coding sequence ATAATTTTTGATGAAGAAACTTGTAAAAGACACTTAGATATGTGGCTAAGTGCTGATGAAGCAGTTGCAAAAGGGCAGAGCTACACAATAGGAGGAAGAACACTCACAAGAGTCAATTCAGGAGAAATAAATAGAAATCTGGAGTTATGGGCTGGAAGATTAAGAAAAATTCAAAATAAATCTTCTGGACCTAGAACCTTTACAATAATTCCAAAAGGATAG
- a CDS encoding phage terminase large subunit family protein, whose protein sequence is MEQKTIELFKKMLKILEPAKDLTIDEWADAYRILSKESSAEPGQWNTDRTPYLREIFNCVTDSYTEAITIMSSSQVGKTEMLLNILGRYMHLDPCSILFVQPTVEDAKAFSKERVEPMIRDTKILKQLVKKSNRRGEGTVQGKMFPGGFVRFVGANSPSGLASRPIRITLLDEVDRFPESAKDEGNPVSLAEMRTLTFFNKKNLRVSTPTSDKTSKIQKLYLQGSQEEWNLPCPSCGEYQPLKWENIRKDDEIVTLECIYCHEDFPEEEWKREKQLNGKWIAKFLEEKQHRSFHMNALASPWESWERIYEKYLLSKDDEMKYRTFLNTYLGIPYVENLEEEIDYEAIFERREDYGAELHPDIKFLTAGVDVQDNRLELLVVGWGYGYESYCVTYRDFPGNPAKEDVWIMLDEFLNKKFYFKDKEDYLKIDCTFIDSGGHHTGSVYKYVYGKAKRRIFAIKGQGGFGVNILNGFRKTSKKGCPAINLLSLGVNALKDMTYARLTIIEGPGRCHFPLESTQGFGIDFFKGLTAEVKVKKMTSKGEKIEWQVLSGRRNEPLDLFNYATAAIEFLPIDLNDDEYKGE, encoded by the coding sequence ATTTAACTATAGATGAATGGGCTGATGCATACAGGATTTTATCTAAAGAAAGTTCAGCAGAGCCAGGACAATGGAACACAGATAGAACTCCATATCTTAGAGAAATATTTAATTGTGTAACAGATAGTTATACTGAAGCAATAACTATAATGTCCTCTTCACAAGTTGGGAAAACAGAGATGTTATTAAATATTTTAGGGAGATATATGCATCTTGATCCTTGTTCAATTTTATTTGTACAGCCAACAGTTGAAGATGCAAAAGCTTTTTCAAAAGAAAGAGTGGAGCCAATGATTAGAGATACAAAAATTTTAAAGCAGTTGGTAAAAAAATCTAATAGGAGAGGAGAAGGAACAGTTCAAGGAAAGATGTTTCCTGGTGGTTTTGTTAGGTTTGTGGGTGCTAATAGTCCTTCAGGTCTAGCCAGTAGACCTATAAGAATAACCCTTCTTGATGAGGTGGATAGATTCCCTGAATCAGCAAAAGATGAAGGAAACCCAGTAAGTTTAGCAGAAATGAGAACTTTGACTTTTTTTAATAAAAAAAATTTAAGAGTTTCTACTCCTACAAGTGATAAAACTTCTAAAATACAAAAGCTATATTTACAAGGATCACAAGAAGAATGGAATCTTCCTTGTCCATCTTGTGGAGAATATCAGCCTTTAAAATGGGAAAATATAAGAAAAGATGATGAAATAGTAACTTTAGAATGTATTTATTGTCATGAAGATTTTCCAGAAGAAGAGTGGAAAAGAGAAAAACAGTTAAATGGAAAATGGATAGCTAAGTTTTTAGAAGAGAAGCAGCATAGAAGCTTCCATATGAATGCTTTAGCATCACCTTGGGAAAGTTGGGAAAGAATTTATGAAAAGTATTTGCTAAGTAAAGATGATGAAATGAAATACAGGACTTTTTTAAATACCTATTTAGGAATTCCTTATGTAGAGAATTTAGAAGAAGAAATTGATTATGAAGCAATTTTTGAAAGAAGAGAAGACTATGGGGCAGAATTGCATCCTGATATAAAATTTTTAACAGCTGGAGTGGACGTTCAAGATAACAGGCTTGAATTACTTGTTGTAGGATGGGGATATGGTTATGAAAGTTACTGTGTAACTTATAGAGATTTTCCAGGTAATCCAGCAAAAGAAGATGTGTGGATTATGCTAGATGAATTTTTAAATAAAAAATTTTATTTTAAAGATAAGGAAGATTATTTAAAAATAGACTGTACTTTCATTGATTCAGGAGGACATCATACAGGAAGTGTATATAAATATGTTTATGGAAAAGCAAAAAGAAGAATATTTGCAATCAAAGGACAGGGAGGTTTTGGAGTAAATATTTTAAATGGTTTTAGAAAAACAAGCAAAAAAGGATGTCCAGCAATAAATCTTTTAAGTCTGGGAGTAAATGCCTTGAAAGATATGACATACGCAAGACTTACAATAATTGAAGGTCCAGGAAGATGTCACTTTCCTTTAGAATCAACTCAAGGTTTTGGAATAGATTTTTTTAAAGGGCTTACAGCAGAAGTAAAAGTAAAAAAAATGACATCCAAAGGAGAGAAAATTGAATGGCAGGTTTTATCAGGAAGGCGAAATGAACCATTAGATCTATTCAACTATGCTACAGCAGCTATAGAATTTTTACCAATAGATTTAAATGATGATGAATATAAAGGAGAATAA